The following are encoded in a window of Urocitellus parryii isolate mUroPar1 chromosome 7, mUroPar1.hap1, whole genome shotgun sequence genomic DNA:
- the LOC144255680 gene encoding interleukin-6-like codes for MKFFSIASLGLLLVVATAFPASELKREDGENSVTRNKLTRASSGKTTGQISYLIKEVFEMRKELCKNDETCIKSHVAVSENNLNLPKMTEKDGCFQTGYNRDNCLVRITSGLLEFQVYLRYIRNKFQEGKNRDRAEHVQFSSKALIEILKQEVKDPNKIVFPSPTENIHLLAKLESQNDWQKVMTMQLILSHFEDFLQFTLRAVRKA; via the exons ATGAAGTTCTTCTCAA TTGCCTCCTTGGGGCTGCTCCTAGTGGTGGCTACTGCCTTCCCCGCCTCAGAACTTAAGAGAGAAGATGGAGAGAATAGTGTCACTCGAAATAAACTAACACGTGCCTCTTCTGGAAAAACCACAGGACAGATTTCCTACCTCATCAAGGAAGTCTTCGAAATGAGAAAAGAG CTGTGCAAGAATGATGAGACCTGTATCAAGAGCCATGTGGCAGTGTCGGAAAACAATCTGAACCTTCCAAAGATGACTGAAAAAGATGGATGCTTCCAAACTGGATACAATCGG GACAACTGCCTTGTGCGAATCACCTCTGGGCTTCTGGAGTTTCAGGTCTATCTGAGGTACATCCGGAACAAGTTTCAGGAAGGCAAAAACAGGGACAGAGCTGAACATGTGCAGTTCAGTTCCAAAGCCCTGATTGAGATTCTGAAACAAGAG gTGAAGGATCCCAATAAAATAGTCTTCCCTAGCCCAACTGAAAATATCCACCTGTTGGCAAAACTGGAGTCACAGAACGATTGGCAGAAGGTCATGACCATGCAACTCATCTTGAGCCACTTTGAGGATTTCCTGCAGTTCACCCTGAGAGCTGTTCGGAAAGCATAG